The following are encoded together in the Cyanobacterium aponinum PCC 10605 genome:
- the rsmD gene encoding 16S rRNA (guanine(966)-N(2))-methyltransferase RsmD yields MRIYGNREIKTLSGKDTRPTTAKVREALFNIWCDRILDATWLDLCAGNGTMGAEALCRGVKEVVGIEKSSSACQIIRENWQKVANNEQNFRVLRGDVLKRLKNLQGKKFDCIYFDPPYELDIYNTVLDLILEYELLAKNGQIAVEYDPKKSIIKQKQNLDLLQTKIYGNTALNFYSNLPPDV; encoded by the coding sequence ATGCGTATTTATGGTAACAGAGAAATAAAAACCTTGTCAGGAAAGGATACTCGCCCTACCACCGCAAAAGTGAGAGAGGCATTATTTAATATTTGGTGCGATCGCATCTTAGATGCAACTTGGCTAGACTTGTGTGCAGGAAATGGTACAATGGGGGCGGAAGCTCTATGTCGAGGAGTAAAAGAAGTTGTTGGAATCGAAAAATCTTCTTCTGCTTGTCAAATTATCCGAGAAAACTGGCAAAAAGTAGCTAATAATGAGCAAAATTTTAGAGTTTTAAGGGGCGATGTTTTAAAAAGACTAAAAAATTTACAAGGAAAAAAATTTGATTGTATTTACTTCGATCCTCCCTACGAATTAGATATATATAATACTGTTTTAGATTTAATCTTAGAATACGAATTATTAGCAAAAAATGGACAAATAGCAGTAGAATATGACCCTAAAAAATCAATCATTAAACAAAAACAAAACCTTGATTTATTGCAGACAAAAATATATGGAAATACTGCCCTTAATTTTTATTCAAACCTGCCACCAGATGTTTGA
- a CDS encoding precorrin-8X methylmutase — MTELSNPIIEKSFAIIDNIIGNHDLSAREYNIVRRIIHTTADFDYLNLFYCSNNAIDTAILALQNKTPIVTDVSMVKEGIKNMVGKTYQNQVIVAVKQAKIPKSGHTLTETGLLKCCLDYPNAIYVIGNAPTALIALCKKIEQQKIQPSIVIGVPVGFVNVLESKEYLSRLGIPQIQIKGNKGGSTVAAAIINALLVMSYKD; from the coding sequence TTGACAGAATTAAGTAATCCTATTATTGAAAAAAGTTTTGCTATTATTGATAACATAATTGGCAATCATGATTTGTCTGCAAGGGAGTATAATATCGTCCGCCGTATTATTCATACCACCGCTGATTTTGACTACCTAAATTTATTTTATTGTAGTAACAACGCCATTGATACCGCCATACTCGCCTTACAAAATAAAACTCCCATTGTCACCGATGTGAGTATGGTAAAAGAAGGTATTAAAAATATGGTGGGGAAAACTTACCAAAATCAAGTTATTGTAGCCGTAAAACAAGCTAAAATCCCCAAATCTGGTCATACTCTCACGGAGACGGGTTTATTGAAATGTTGCCTTGATTATCCCAATGCTATTTATGTAATTGGGAATGCTCCAACTGCCTTAATAGCTTTATGTAAAAAGATTGAGCAACAAAAAATTCAACCTTCGATTGTTATTGGCGTGCCAGTGGGATTTGTAAATGTTTTAGAATCAAAGGAATATCTATCTCGGTTAGGCATTCCTCAAATACAAATCAAGGGTAATAAAGGAGGCTCTACCGTAGCCGCCGCTATCATTAACGCTTTGTTAGTTATGAGTTACAAGGATTAA
- a CDS encoding cupin domain-containing protein produces the protein MTKNAQYWIDKLDLQKHPEGGYYRENYRCLDMVNNDNFLAKYNGARNASTAIYYLLLNDEFSAFHLLKSDEIFHFYSGSSLDVHIINSQGDYQLIKLGNNPEENEVLQLVIPQNSWFAAAVSQPNSYSLIGCTVAPGFDFNDFTLGKKEDLLKIFPQHQTIIERFTYD, from the coding sequence ATGACCAAAAATGCTCAATATTGGATCGACAAACTAGACCTTCAAAAACACCCAGAAGGAGGATACTATCGAGAAAATTATCGTTGTTTAGATATGGTTAATAATGACAATTTTTTGGCTAAATATAACGGTGCAAGAAATGCTAGTACTGCAATTTATTATCTTCTCCTTAATGACGAGTTTTCAGCTTTTCATCTTCTCAAGAGTGATGAGATTTTTCACTTTTATTCTGGCTCAAGTTTAGATGTTCATATTATCAACTCACAAGGAGACTATCAACTAATAAAACTGGGAAATAATCCCGAAGAAAATGAAGTTTTGCAATTAGTAATTCCTCAAAATAGTTGGTTTGCGGCGGCGGTGAGTCAACCTAATTCATATAGTCTAATTGGTTGCACTGTTGCTCCGGGTTTTGATTTTAATGATTTTACCCTTGGCAAAAAAGAAGACTTACTTAAAATTTTTCCCCAACATCAAACAATTATTGAAAGGTTTACCTATGACTAA
- a CDS encoding PP2C family protein-serine/threonine phosphatase, which translates to MPQILVIDDDPTIQILLKRAFSSSGYSVQIAGDGQKGIELAEKIKPALIICDWLMPKLSGLEVCQFVKKNPLLNTTFFVLMTSRVSVEDRIQGLDVGADDFICKPIDLQELKARVRAGLRLHQLSKDLEIQKQLLETELNEAAEYVSSLLPDFLDDKNILINYMFIPSLHLGGDIFDYFFLDDQHLVFYLLDISGHGLKAALPSISILNLLRSRRLGILNYYSPCEVLYHLNNNFQMTEKNDKYFTIWYGVLNVKTGNLTYCSAGHPPCVLLLENNREKMNQICLKTLGLPIGMFPNIAYQNASINVGSSANLYLFSDGIYEVKNDQGDILGLDNFVELLCQFNNELNPILNFLKTYHNSSNFSDDLSIIHLKYSQQVLPS; encoded by the coding sequence ATGCCTCAAATTTTAGTTATTGATGATGATCCAACGATACAAATTTTGTTAAAAAGAGCTTTTTCTTCTAGTGGTTATAGTGTTCAAATAGCTGGAGATGGACAAAAAGGGATTGAATTAGCCGAAAAAATAAAACCTGCTTTAATTATTTGTGATTGGTTAATGCCTAAATTATCAGGTTTAGAAGTATGTCAATTTGTCAAAAAAAATCCCCTATTAAATACTACTTTTTTTGTCTTGATGACTTCTCGTGTTTCCGTGGAAGATAGAATTCAAGGATTAGATGTAGGGGCTGATGATTTTATTTGTAAGCCAATAGATTTACAAGAGTTAAAAGCAAGGGTAAGAGCTGGTTTAAGATTACATCAATTAAGTAAAGATTTAGAAATTCAAAAACAACTTTTAGAAACAGAATTGAATGAAGCCGCCGAATATGTTTCTTCTTTATTACCAGATTTTTTAGATGATAAAAATATCCTAATTAATTATATGTTTATTCCTTCTTTGCATTTAGGAGGAGATATTTTCGATTACTTTTTTTTAGATGATCAACATTTAGTTTTTTATTTATTAGATATTTCAGGACATGGATTAAAAGCGGCATTACCTTCTATTTCTATTCTAAATTTACTGCGTTCTCGTCGCTTAGGAATATTAAATTATTATTCTCCTTGTGAGGTTTTATATCACCTCAATAATAATTTTCAAATGACAGAAAAAAATGATAAATATTTTACTATTTGGTATGGGGTTTTAAATGTTAAAACTGGTAACTTAACGTATTGTAGTGCAGGTCATCCTCCTTGTGTTTTATTGTTAGAAAATAATCGAGAAAAAATGAACCAAATCTGTCTAAAAACTCTTGGTTTGCCTATCGGAATGTTTCCTAATATTGCTTACCAAAATGCTTCGATTAATGTTGGTTCTTCGGCAAATTTGTACTTGTTTAGTGATGGTATTTATGAAGTAAAAAATGACCAAGGAGATATATTAGGGTTAGATAATTTTGTTGAATTGTTATGTCAATTTAATAATGAGTTAAATCCTATTTTGAATTTTTTAAAAACTTATCACAACTCATCTAATTTTTCAGATGATTTATCTATTATTCATTTGAAATATTCTCAACAAGTTTTACCTAGTTAA
- a CDS encoding DUF1868 domain-containing protein: MDGNYQDYINRVVQMTLPSNYKQQVKNIQSSPKFVDGKAIDFPGFSVITPPEKEETNNKKFYSYLQEIQTQITQELPENLFLPVPPQSFHLTIADLIWDTSYTNAVKENPDFDNLLISEIDKIFKEYAQLNPEIDTLELEVLGLSVFPRAIAVCLAPTEDSYNPIIKLRQLIYQNEQIIKLGIEQQYDFVGHITLGYFDKVEDNIDREQVELVIVKTNEQLVSKNLPTFELSQWELRKFTDMTNFIREQNWASIKVGN; the protein is encoded by the coding sequence ATGGATGGCAATTATCAAGATTATATTAACAGAGTTGTGCAAATGACTCTCCCTAGCAACTACAAGCAACAAGTTAAAAACATTCAATCATCACCAAAGTTTGTCGATGGTAAAGCCATAGATTTTCCCGGTTTTAGCGTTATTACTCCTCCTGAGAAGGAAGAAACTAATAACAAAAAATTTTATAGTTATTTACAAGAAATTCAAACTCAAATTACACAGGAATTACCAGAAAATTTATTTTTACCTGTACCGCCACAAAGTTTCCATTTAACTATAGCAGATTTAATTTGGGATACTAGCTATACTAATGCGGTGAAAGAAAATCCAGATTTTGATAATTTATTAATATCAGAAATTGATAAAATTTTTAAGGAATATGCTCAATTAAATCCCGAAATTGACACCTTAGAATTAGAAGTTTTAGGCTTATCAGTATTTCCACGTGCGATCGCAGTTTGTTTAGCACCAACGGAAGATAGTTATAATCCTATCATCAAACTGAGACAATTGATTTATCAAAACGAGCAAATTATTAAACTAGGAATCGAACAACAATATGATTTTGTAGGACATATTACCCTTGGTTACTTTGATAAAGTAGAAGATAATATTGACCGAGAACAAGTAGAATTAGTAATCGTAAAAACAAACGAGCAATTAGTATCAAAAAATCTTCCTACTTTTGAATTAAGCCAGTGGGAATTAAGAAAATTTACTGATATGACTAATTTTATTAGAGAACAAAATTGGGCTAGTATAAAAGTAGGTAACTAA
- a CDS encoding glycosyltransferase family 4 protein, with translation MSERRKTILFIHPNFPAQFRHLGLLLGKNPLYDVFFLTKKKEGAIEGITKIIYQPSREAKPETHHYVRPIENAVLQGQAVYRALINLKQKGFYPDIIYGHSGWGSTLFVKDIFPRALFLAYFEWFYHAIGTDADFDPNEPLTADDQARIRVKNTPILIDLYSCDRGLSPTQWQKQQFPREYHNKITVLHDGVDTDYFQPNADTKLVIPSLNLDLSDKAEIITYVARGMEPYRGFPQLIETIYILQKRRPQSHFVIVGQNRVAYGKQLPEGQNYQDLMLAKFPLDLTKVSFTGLLPHSEYLKVLQASSAHIYLTRPFVLSWSMLEAMATGCVVIASDTQPVKEIIVDNYNGFLVPFFEPEKIADKVEYALFNQDLMAKIRKKARQTIVENYKLSDLIQKHIHWIETGKLTPLTTKKKKIRGF, from the coding sequence ATGTCAGAAAGAAGAAAAACAATACTTTTTATTCATCCGAATTTTCCTGCTCAATTTCGTCATTTGGGGCTACTTTTAGGAAAAAATCCTCTCTATGATGTTTTTTTTCTCACGAAGAAAAAGGAGGGGGCAATAGAAGGAATCACAAAAATTATTTATCAACCTTCTAGGGAGGCAAAGCCAGAAACTCATCATTATGTACGCCCCATTGAAAATGCTGTTTTACAAGGTCAAGCTGTTTATCGTGCTTTAATTAATTTAAAACAAAAAGGATTTTACCCTGATATTATATATGGGCATTCTGGTTGGGGTTCAACTTTATTTGTGAAGGATATTTTTCCCCGTGCCTTATTTTTGGCTTATTTTGAATGGTTTTACCACGCCATTGGCACAGATGCTGATTTTGACCCCAATGAACCTTTAACTGCTGACGATCAAGCTAGAATTAGGGTGAAGAATACTCCCATTTTAATCGATTTATATAGCTGCGATCGAGGCTTATCTCCCACTCAATGGCAAAAACAACAATTTCCAAGGGAATATCATAACAAAATAACTGTTTTACATGACGGTGTTGACACAGACTATTTTCAACCTAATGCTGACACTAAGTTAGTTATTCCTAGCCTTAACTTAGACTTGAGTGATAAAGCGGAAATAATAACTTACGTAGCCAGAGGCATGGAGCCTTATCGAGGATTTCCCCAATTAATAGAAACTATTTATATTTTACAAAAACGTCGTCCTCAGTCTCATTTTGTTATTGTTGGACAAAATAGAGTCGCTTATGGAAAACAGCTACCAGAGGGGCAAAACTATCAAGATTTGATGTTAGCAAAATTCCCTCTTGACTTAACCAAAGTCTCGTTTACCGGTTTACTTCCCCACAGTGAATATCTTAAGGTTTTACAAGCCTCTTCTGCCCACATTTATTTAACTCGTCCTTTTGTATTATCATGGTCAATGTTAGAGGCAATGGCAACGGGTTGCGTGGTAATTGCTTCTGATACTCAACCTGTTAAAGAAATAATTGTAGATAATTATAATGGCTTTTTAGTACCTTTTTTTGAACCTGAAAAAATCGCAGATAAAGTAGAATATGCTTTATTCAATCAGGATTTAATGGCTAAAATTAGAAAAAAAGCTAGACAAACTATTGTTGAAAATTACAAATTGTCTGATTTAATTCAAAAACATATTCATTGGATTGAAACAGGAAAATTAACCCCGTTAACCACCAAAAAGAAAAAGATAAGAGGTTTTTAA